In a single window of the Ficedula albicollis isolate OC2 chromosome 13, FicAlb1.5, whole genome shotgun sequence genome:
- the GEMIN5 gene encoding gem-associated protein 5, with translation MGVRALPASPNWYSSRCSDASSDGRLFGFAARHRVCLLDVAAAAAPTFYGELIGHTDRISGFTFCHCPGQSGLCASSSDDGSVKIWDSGTLSAVLEYSLHQNPISALHWSPLVKDLIVSGDEKGVIVCYWHNRSDSQQFFPEPRTVFCLTCSPHNENLVAIGYKDGMVVIIDISRKREVVHRLRGHEDEIHCLAWCPVPGEERLPAWQDELQAPSEEGKVPNGELTQDTATKKGCYLASGSKDQTIRIWSCTRGRSVMTLKLPPTKRRGGAVDPAVKERIWLTVLWPAGHPSDMVSSGFGGELLHWNLTQPGKRKWTLLGSSEGQNHSRIVFNLSSVKHQDRELLFSISMDRDVKCWDLSTLDCSWTMPSLGGFVYSLAFSPVDTGCLAIGVGDSMIRVWNTLSVNNVYDVKTFWQSIKSKVTALSWHPTKEGSLAFGTDDGKVGIFDTLSSSAKNKPPQISSTYHKKTVYTLAWGPPTPPLISGEESEQPSVTLYSCAGEGIVFQHNPWKLNGEANDINKVIRDTNSIKHKLPARTEISWKPDGKLLALGNEDGSIEIFQAPNLKLLCTIQQHHKLINAIRWHHEHGTQPELSYLIASGSINATIYVHNLKNVVENSSENPLTITEPFRTLAGHTAKITSLSWSPHHEGRLVSACYDGTAQVWDVMKEEPLCNYRGHQGRLLSVQWSPVDPDCVYTGADDFSVHKWHISKQEHTRPPQGKKSIELEKKRSIQPKVKAKKKKKPVGKSPGKQDANDAMNGDDSMKEMLLEENGVSDHEGEKEAQEAELADKVSVTVSRDTSSSACDDSSFSFSKPSVTQKAAPVKKDPPKERPTPDASLKKRKPRSILPFSTLMDHRSKEELHQDCLRLAACLKTKDNNEDVSCDLKDCIHLGLFTDRDSLHKMIDMEGKHHLENGHAELFQQLMLWKGDMKGVLQAAAERGELTDQLVAMSPMVGYQAWVWTVEAFAKQLCFQEQYVKAASHLLSIHKVYEAIELLKVNNFYREAIVMAKARLRPEDPVLKELYTSWAALLEKDGHYSMAAKCYLGASSPYDAVKVLSKKGDVTSLKTAAELALISGEEELSATLSLRCAQDLLLSRNWVGAQGVLQQHKTLFGQRLVFCLNELLCRCLSERNPCERKSPVPPCYHSWELNRQASFLDMVTEVWQNVLGMDTTEQATCAQEQLHRIEHPPSTSNTHPKQVLFHISHDLALAALSCHLGTWDEAVKSILGAVTRSFDAGNFTLMQEICSIILPEGCDDLRDKLDSTNSQSMDACRSLEGFVAYRWLYELWWNPPKDSLGLQKAVLGPVPCPSEQTALEQSCISGDPSPEETAQTAAEMGENLCSTTEAPKCETQSDSRTDSVDVVDRQSKLKGCQVLLSEEMAALQNTQRDIAEVQETLAEMIRQHQQQRNNLQENTNGNTQGSNLEQSSETESDKPCSDSNQKNCKDEAKQPVTLPELTKQLLKAKQKLAEFPDNLKVFPFPDVLECCLVLLHLGSQCPPELQEEALALLRKHGDAGVHKKAGRSFLMT, from the exons ATGGGGGTGCGGGCGCTGCCCGCCTCCCCCAACTGGTACAGCAGCCGCTGCAGCGACGCCAGCAGCGACGGCCGCCTCTTCGGCTTCGCGGCGAGGCACCGCGTCTGCCTGCTGGATGtcgccgccgccgccgcgccCACGTTTTACG GGGAGCTCATCGGGCACACGGACAGGATCTCCGGCTTCACCTTCTGCCACTGCCCCGGGCAGAGCGGCCTCTGCGCCAGCAGCTCGGACGACGGGAGCGTCAAAATCTGGGACAGCGGGACTCTGTCGGCCGTGCTGGAGTACAGCCTGCACCAG AACCCGATCTCGGCGCTGCACTGGTCACCTCTGGTGAAAGACCTGATTGTGTCTGGTGATGAGAAAGGTGTCATTGTTTGCTACTGGCACAACAGAAGTGACAGCCAGCAGTTCTTCCCGGAGCCCCGGACAGTTTTCTGCCTCACCTGTTCTCCTCATAATGAAAACCTGGTGGCCATTGG CTACAAGGATGGCATGGTGGTGATAATTGATATCAGCAGGAAGAGAGAAGTTGTGCACCGGCTGCGAGGCCATGAGGATGAAATCCATTGTCTGGCCTggtgccctgtgcctggggaggaAAGGTTACCTGCTTGGCAGGATGAGCTCCAGG ctccttcagaAGAAGGCAAGGTTCCAAATGGGGAGCTGACACAGGACACAGCCACGAAGAAAGGTTGTTACCTGGCCTCTGGAAGCAAGGATCAAACCATCCGAATATGGAGCTGTACCAGAGGCAGGA GTGTGATGACTCTGAAGCTGCCGCCCACCAAGAGGAGAGGTGGAGCCGTGGATCCGGCGGTCAAGGAGCGCATCTGGCTCACTGTCCTCTGGCCTGCTGGCCACCCCAGCGACATGGTGTCCAGCGGCTTTGG AGGAGAACTGCTCCATTGGAATTTGACCCAGCCTGGCAAACGCAAGTGGACTCTTCTGGGATCTTCAGAAGGACAAAACCACTCCAGAATTGTGTTCAATCTGAGTTCTGTGAAGCACCAAGACAGAGAGctccttttttccatttcaatggACAGAGAT GTGAAATGCTGGGATCTGTCAACTCTGGATTGCAGCTGGACCATGCCCTCCCTTGGAGGATTTGTCTACAGCCTTGCCTTCTCCCCTGTGGACACAGGCTGCCTTGCCATCGGGGTTGGGGACAGCATGATCCGAGTGTGGAACACTTTGTCTGTGAACAACGTTTATGATGTTAAAACCTTCTGGCAAAGCATAAAGTCCAAGGTTACAGCA ttaTCCTGGCATCCAACTAAGGAAGGCTCCTTGGCTTTTGGAACAGATGATGGGAAAGTTGGCATATTTGACACTTTGTCCAGCAG TGCCAAGAATAAGCCACCTCAGATCTCCAGCACTTACCACAAGAAGACAGTGTACACATTAGCCTGGGgtcctccaactcctcctctGATTTCTG GAGAAGAAAGTGAACAGCCCTCTGTAACTTTATATAGTTGTGCTGGAGAAGGAATTGTTTTTCAACACAATCCTTGGAAGCTTAATGGAGAAGCAAATGACATCAACAAAGTCATCAGAGACACCAATTCAATCAAA cacaagCTGCCTGCACGTACAGAGATCAGCTGGAAACCAGATGGCAAACTCCTGGCTCTTGGCAATGAGGATGG CTCCattgaaatatttcaggcaCCAAACTTGAAGTTGCTCTGCACTatccagcagcaccacaaacTGATCAATGCCATTCGTTGGCACCATGAGCACGGGACCCAGCCAGAGCTGAGTTACTTGATAGCCTCAGGCTCCATCAATGCCACCATTTATGTGCATAATCTGAAGAATGTTGTAG agaacTCTTCAGAAAATCCTTTGACTATAACAGAGCCTTTTCGAACTCTGGCTGGGCACACAGCTAAAATCACAAGTCTTTCTTGGAGCCCCCACCACGAGGGGAGATTGGTGTCTGCTTGCTATGATGGCACTGCTCAG GTGTGGGATGTGATGAAGGAAGAGCCACTCTGTAATTACCGAGGGCACCAGGGCCGCCTGCTGAGTGTCCAGTGGTCACCAGTGGATCCAGATTGTGTTTATACAGGAGCTGATGATTTTTCTGTTCACAAATGGCACATCTCCAAGCAGGAACACACACGGCCTCCTCAGG GCAAAAAGAGTATAGAgttagagaagaaaagaagtatACAGCCAAAAGTCAAAgccaagaagaagaaaaagcctgTAGGCAAGAGTCCAGGCAAGCAGGATGCAAATGATGCCATGAATGGAGATGACAGCatgaaggaaatgctgctggaggaaaatgGAGTGTCAGACCAcgaaggagaaaaagaagctCAGGAGGCAGAGTTGGCTGATAAAGTCTCTGTGACTG TGTCCAGGGATACATCTTCATCTGCATGTGATGATTCTTCATTCAGCTTTTCAAAGCCTTCTGTGACCCAGAAAGCTGCTCCTGTGAAAAAGGATCCACCTAAAGAGAGACCAA CTCCTGATGCCTCTCTGAAGAAGAGGAAGCCTCGTTCCATTCTGCCCTTCAGCACATTAATGGATCACAGATCAAAAGAAGAATTGCATCAGGACTGCTTGAGGTTGGCTGCGTGTCTGAAAACTAAAG ATAATAATGAAGATGTGTCCTGTGACCTCAAGGATTGCATCCACCTGGGGCTGTTCACAGACAGGGATTCTCTACACAAGATGATTGATATGGAAG GAAAACACCACTTGGAGAATGGGCACGCagagctcttccagcagctcatGCTGTGGAAAGGAGACATGAAGGGTGtcctccaggcagctgctgagaggGGGGAGCTGACAGACCAGCTGGTAGCCATGTCACCCATGG TTGGCTACCAGGCCTGGGTGTGGACAGTGGAAGCCTTTGCCaagcagctgtgttttcaggagCAGTATGTGAAGGCTGCCTCCCATCTCCTGTCCATCCATAAAGTCTATGAGGCAATCGAGCTCCTGAAAGTGAACAACTTTTACAG GGAAGCAATTGTAATGGCTAAGGCCAGGCTGCGCCCAGAAGATCCAGTTCTGAAGGAGCTCTATAccagctgggcagctctgctaGAGAAAGATGGTCATTATTCCATGGCTGCCAAATG TTATTTGGGAGCTTCTTCACCCTATGATGCAGTTAAAGTGTTGTCAAAAAAGGGGGATGTGACATCTCTTAAAACTGCTGCCGAGCTTGCTCTGATATCTGGGGAGGAGGAGTTGTCAGCAACTTTGTCTTTGAGATGTGCCCAAGACCTGCTGTTATCCAGGAATTGGGTGGGAGCTCAGGGAGTTCTTCAGCAACATAAAACTTTATTT GGACAAAGACTTGTTTTCTGCCTGAATGAactgctctgcaggtgcctcAGTGAAAGGAACCCCTGTGAGCGAAAGAGCCCTGTGCCCCCCTGTTaccacagctgggagctgaacAGACAGGCCTCATTTCTTGACATGGTGACAGAAGTGTGGCAGAATGTGCTGGGCATGGACACCACTGAACAAGCCACGtgtgcacaggagcagcttcaCAGGATTGAGCATCCTCCATCAACCAGCAACACACACCCAAAGCAG GTGCTTTTCCATATCTCCCATGACCTGGCCCttgcagccctgagctgtcaCTTGGGTACATGGGATGAGGCAGTGAAAAGTATTCTTGGAGCTGTGACCCGCAGTTTTGATGCTGGGAATTTCACTCTGATGCAGGAGATCTGCAGCATCATCCTTCCTGAGG GCTGTGATGACCTGAGAGACAAACTGGACAGCACAAACTCTCAGAGCATGGATGCCTGCAGGAGTCTGGAGGGCTTTGTGGCTTACAGATGGCTCTATGAGCTGTGGTGGAACCCACCCAAAGACTCCCTGGGCCTTCAGAAGGCTGTGCTGGGCCCTGTGCCGTGTCCCAGTGAGCAGACAGCTCTTGAGCAGAGCTGTATTTCAGGTGACCCATCCCCTGAGGAAACAGCTCAAACTGCAGCTGAGATGGGTGAAAATCTCTGCAGTACAACTGAAGCTCCCAAGTGTGAGACACAGAGTGACTCAAGAACTGACTCTGTTGATGTGGTAGACAGACAGTCAAAACTGAAGGGTTGCCAAGTGCTCCTTTCAGAAGAGATGGCTGCCTTGCAGAACACCCAGAGAGACATAGCTGAGGTCCAGGAGACTTTAGCAGAAATGATCCGccagcatcagcagcagaggaacaatcttcaggaaaacacaaatgGAAACACCCAGGGAAGCAACCTGGAACAGAGTTCAGAGACTGAATCAGACAAACCATGCTCTGACAGCAACCAGAAGAATTG CAAAGACGAAGCAAAGCAACCGGTTACACTCCCTGAGCTCACAAAGCAGcttctgaaagcaaagcagaaattagCTGAATTCCCAGACAATTTAAAG GTCTTCCCGTTCCCTGACGTGCTGGAGTGCTGCCTTGTGCTCCTTCACCTTGGATCCCAGTgtcctcctgagctgcaggaagaggctctggctctccttAGGAAACACGGTGATGCTGGTGTTCACAAAAAGGCTGGCAGGAGCTTCTTGATGACGTGA
- the MRPL22 gene encoding 39S ribosomal protein L22, mitochondrial, with protein APLPVRPPGALPQSEAGKMAARWALSAGAAWARGLLSWARPERWLASGSLFPLSCIHTSTSLQRIGKIGKWEKKNRIVYPPQLPGEPRRPAEIYHCRREIKYSKDKMWYLAKLIKGMSIDQALAQLEFSDKKGAKVIKEVLLEAQEMAVRKHNVEFKSNLHIAESQTGRGRYVKRVRCHGKGMFGMMKISRCHYFVKLVEGPPPPPEPPKTGFDQAKEYVQQLRNRTLVHTL; from the exons GCGCCCCTGCCCGTGCGCCCGCCCGGAGCGCTGCCGCAAAGCGAGGCCGGGAAGATGGCGGCGCGCTGGGCGCTGAGCGCGG gTGCTGCCTGGGCGCGGGGTCTCCTCAGCTGGGCTCGGCCAGAGAG GTGGCTGGCATCTGGTAGCCTTTTTCCTCTGTCATGCATCCACACAAGCACATCTCTGCAGAGAATTGGGAAAATTGGGAAGTGGGAGAAGAAGAACAGGATTGTTTaccctccccagctgcctggaGAGCCTCGCAGACCAGCT GAAATATATCACTGTCggagggaaataaaatacagcaaagatAAGATGTGGTATCTGGCAAAACTG ATAAAAGGAATGTCCATTGATCAGGCTCTTGCTCAGCTGGAATTCAGTGACAAAAAGGGAGCAAAGGTGATCAAAGAG GTTCTGTTAGAAGCACAGGAAATGGCTGTAAGAAAGCACAATGTGGAATTCAAATCAAATTTACACATAg CGGAGTCGCAGACGGGCAGGGGCCGCTACGTGAAGCGGGTGCGGTGCCACGGCAAGGGCATGTTTGGCATGATGAAAATCAGCAGGTGCCACTACTTTGTGAAGCTGGTGGAAggtcctcctcctcccccagagCCACCAAAGACTGGCTTTGACCAAGCAAAGGAATACGTGCAGCAGCTGCGAAACAGAACCCTTGTTCACACACTGTGA